In Chthoniobacterales bacterium, the sequence GCCTCGGGCTCGACGAGGATTACGCGGCCAAAGTGAAAGAGCTTCTCGCCATGCCCAACGGCATCGTCCTCGTCACCGGACCCACCGGCTGCGGCAAATCGACGACGCTTTACACTTTTCTCTCGGGCCTCAACACGAAGGAGCGCCGCATTCTCACCATCGAAGATCCCGTCGAGCACAAATTGGCCGGGGTCAACCAGAGCGCCGTTCAGCCGGAGATCGGCAACACTTTCGCCAACCTCCTGCGCAGTTTCCTGCGTGGCGATCCGAACGTCATCATGGTCGGCGAGATGCGCGACTACGAAACCGCGGAGATCGCGATCCGCGCCGCGCTCACGGGGCACTTGGTCTTCAGCACACTGCACACCAACGACGCGGTGGGCGGCATCACGCGGTTGCTGGACATGAACGTCGAGCCGTTCCTCGTGGCCAGCGCGGTGCGTGCCTTTATCGCGCAGCGCCTTGTGCGCAAACTCTGCCCGGTATGCAAGGCACCCGCGCAGCCCGGCGATTACGCGCCGGCTTACCTGCGCAGCATCGGTTTTCCCCCGGAGAACGACGGGCGCATCATGCGCGCCGTCGGCTGCGAAAGCTGCCGCAACTCCGGATACGAGGGTCGCCTGGCCATCATGGAAATCTGCATGGTCACGCCCAAGCTGCAGGAGATGATCACCCAGCGGCGGCCCGCTTCCGAGTTGCGCCCGGCCGCCGAGAAAGAAGGCATGCGTCCCCTTCGCAAATACGGCTTCGACAAAGTGGCGGGCGGAATCACCACGATCGAGGAGGTCATGCGCGTCACCACTTCCGACCTCAACGCGCTCGACGAGTAGCCCCCATGCCGCACTTTGTATACCAGGCACTGCAGGCCGGCGGCGGAAAGGTTTCCGGCGAACTCGAGGCGACCAGCCGCCAGGACGCCTTCGCCAAGCTGAAACAAAGAAACCTGCAGGCGTTTTCTCTCGCGGCCAAAGGAGCGGAGGCGAGCTCAGCCAAGGAGACGACGGCTGCATCCGGCGAAAATGTGCTGACGCGCGCCCAAGTGCTGCTCTTCACTGAGGAGCTTTGCGAGCTGCTCGAGGCGGGACTCAAGCTCGACCGCGCATTGCAGGTCATCGAACAGCGGCAGGACAAATCGCCCCTGCGCCATGTCGCGGCCAGTGCGCGCCAGTCGCTGCGCGAAGGCGCCACGTTTTCAGCCGCGCTCAAAAAGGCCAGCCCCAGCTTTTCCGAGCTTTATTGCAACATGGTCAAGGCGGGCGAGGTCAGCGGGACAGTGTCCAAGATCCTCAAGCGCCAGGTGGAGTTTCTCACCATGATGGGCGACCTCCAGCGCCGCGTGACGAGCGCCCTCATCTACCCGTCGGTTATTTTCACCGCGGGCATCGCCCTTCTTGTCATCTTCATGACCTTCCTGCTTCCGCAGCTCACCTCGCTGCTGATGAAAACCGGAAAAACGCTGCCGCTGGCCACGCGGATGCTCGTCGCTTTCAGCGGGTTCATCGGCGCTTGGTGGTGGGTCATCCTGATCACGCTGGTGGCCGGCGCGCTCGCTTTCCGCCATTTCACCAGCAAGGGCGAAGGGCGCGCCTGGTGGGACCGCGCGAAACTTCAGCTGCCGGTTTTCGGGCCGCTCCTGCGCATGCGGTTCTACGCGCAGTTCACCCAGACGCTATCGACACTGCTCAACAACGACGTTTCGCTCATGCAGTCGATGCAGCTCATTCGCAATGCCACCCCGAATGTGTATCTCCAGGATCTTCTCGAGCGCATCGCTGCCAACGTGCAGGACGGATCGCAGCTTTCCCGCGCCATCCAGCGGACAGCGTTTTTTCCGCCGACCCTCGTGGACATTATCCAAGTGGGTGAAACCACCGGCGACCTCGGCGCGGCCCTCGAGCGCAGCGCGAAAAGCTACGACAAGCAGTTGTCCATCGTCATCGAGCGCGTCACGGCCCTCATCCAGCCGGCGGTCATCCTCATGGTCGCCCTGTTCGTCGGTCTGGTTGCGTATTCGATGATCACCGGCATCCTGCAAACCGTGCAGGGGCTCCCGAAACACTGACGGTTGTTTTTTCGGCCGCGCGGGATAATCTGCACTTCCCGATGCCGCTGCACACCTCCCGGCGACCGCACCGCATTTCCGCGGGCAGAACCTGCCTTTTTATCGCCATGGCGTTGGCGTGCTCGGGTTGCACCGCAATGCGGGATTTCCAAGAGCGCTGGCAGATTTCGGCGGAAAGAAAACTCAGCACCGGAAAACTGGCGCGATACAAGGCGCAGCACGCGGCTTTCCGCTCGCAACCGGGATGGCGCAAGCTGACCTACCGGCAGCCGGACCTCATGGCCAATGCAAAGTCGGACAACACGTCGGTGGAAATTTCCCTGCGGGAGCAACGCGGCCTCCTGCTTGTCGATGGCGCGATCGCCATGGACTTCCCCGTGGCCACCGGAAAATCAAGTCATCCCACGCCGAAAGGTTCCTACAAAATCGTCGAGAAAAAAGAAGACCACTGCTCGAACCTCTACGGACGCATTGTTTCCGCGAGCGGCGACACCGTGGTCTCCGATGCGGACACGCGCGACGACGCCATACCCGAGGGCGGAAGCTTCGTCGGTGCGCGCATGCCCTATTGGATGCGTATCAGTCCGGCCGGTATCGGCATGCACGTGGGCCATGTCCCCGGCTCTCGGCCGGCTTCGCACGGATGTATCCGGCTCAAGAAAGATACGGCCGTCGAGTTGTTCGGCATACTCGGCCTGGGAACTCCTGTTGCCGTGGCTTCCTTCGCGCCCGTGCTAGGTGGTCCGGTCGGACACGAGAGCGTGGTGATCGGCGAGGTGGCGGAAAAACCCGAGCGTCCGCACCGCAAACCGAAACCCGTCGCTACACCTGCCCCGGCAACGGAGGCTGCTCCGGCGGAAGTAGCTGCCACCCCACCGTCCACGCCGACGGTGCCTTCGCAGTCAACGCCCGCACCCTCGCCGGCAAACTGACCTCGCCGCGGCCTCCGCTAAAAATCTCCCGCGCGCAACGACTCAAACGCGCGCCCGAGATGTGACAACACATCGGTCGGCGTGAGCGACTCGACGGATGCTCCGCCTCTTGTCACCGCAATTTCCGCCGCACGGCCGCTCACCCATGCTCCGATGGATGCCGCCCAATACGTGTCGGCTCCCTGTCCCAAAAGCGCCGCGCAGATCCCGGTCAGCACATCGCCCATTCCGCCGGTCGCCATCCCGGGATTGCCCGTCGTGTTGTAACGCAAAGCCCGGCCCTTTTCCGCGATGACCGTCCTCGACCCCTTGAGCAGCAGCGTGACCGGGTGCCGTGCCGCGAACTCCTCGGCCGTCTTTGCACGGTCTCCGATCTGTTTTCCCGCGAGCAACCGCTGCATTTCGCCGGGGTGGGGTGTCAACAGTCGCGGACCTTTCACCGAGTCCAGATGCTTCAGTCCCGCGTGCGCGATGATCGTGAGTGCGTCCGCATCGATGACCGAAGGGCATGCCGCCTCGCGCACCACCCGCAAAGTCCGCGCGGCGTGCGCCGTCCCGAGGCCGGGGCCGATCGCCATCGCATCCACCGGAAGTGCCAAAGCGTCGGTGAGGTGCGTGAAGGGGCGCACCATCACTTCGGGGAGCATGGTCGTGGCCAGAAGTTCGTAGTCGTCCGGCAGCGCCGCCAGCGAAACGAGGCCTGCGCCGCCTTTCACCGCGCCCGCACAGCACAGGTGCGCCGCTCCGAGTGTCCCGCGCGATCCGGCCATCAGCATCACGCGCCCGCACATGCCCTTGTTCGTGTCATAAAGGCGCGGCGGCCACGCCTTGCGCAGCAGGGGCGCAGTCAGCAATTCCGCGTGGTTGCCGTGATCCGGCTTGATGAAATCCGGCGAGTCGAGCACGCCCAGCCGTCCCGTATGGTTGATCGCTGCGTCGGCCACCAGACCGGTTTTGGCGAAGCCCGCGGTCGCGGTGAAGTCGGCCTCCACGCACGGTTCTCCCGGCACGCCGGTTTCCGGATCGAGGCCGGAGGGAAAATCCACCGCCACGGTCTTGGCGTCCGCCTCGCGGCGCAGGGTGTTCATTTCCACGGCGAGCGATGCGAGGGGATGCTGCAATTCGCCCCGGGCGCCCAGACCGACCAGCGCGTCCAGTTGCACCAGCGGACCATCCTGCGGCGTCGAAGGCCGGAAAGGGGAAGTCAAGACGGCGGCGCGCAGAAGATCGAATTTGTCGCGGGTCAAAGGCGCGAATTCATCGCGCGAGAAAGGTGTGCGCACCAGCACCCGCCAGCCGGCTGCGGACAAGTGGCGCGCGGCGACGAATGCATCCCCGGCGTTGTGGCCCTTGCCCGCATAGCAAACCAGAAGCCCCGGTCGCGGGAAAAACTGCATGACAAAGCGCGCAAGCTTCGCGCCCACGCCTTCCATCAGCACGTCGGCCGTGATGCCGCGGGCAAACGTCTCCTGCTCGACGTGCTGCATCTGCGCGCGGGTGAGAAGCATGACCCGAGACTATCGGCCGCCGCTGCGGATGACCACGCTCCAATGCGCACGCGCGTAGCGCCAGCCGGAGTAAATGGAGAGCAGAACGCTGGCCGCGACGAGAAATTTTCCAGTCAGCGCAACCCATGCCGGCCACGGCAAATCCGGTGTATGGCCGGTGAATTCTCCCACCGCATCCCTCAGGAGAAAAAATCCGATCATGACCATCTGCGATGCGGTCTTGGTTTTTCCCGCAGGGTCCGCGGCCAGCACTGTGCCGTTCGAGAGCGCAAGTTGGCGCAGTCCCGTAATAAGAAAGTCGCGCGAAATCAGAATGATCGCCGCCCACGCCGGGATATCCTGCGACCACGTGAGACAAACAAGCGCTGCAGCGATCAGGACTTTGTCGGCCAGCGGATCCATCAGGCGGCCGAAATCGGTCTCGCACCGCCATCGACGGGCCAGCACGCCGTCGAGGTAATCGGACAAAACTGCCAAGGCAAACGCCGCGGCTGCGATCGTGGATGCCCATGCCATTCCGGATTCGCGCGCTGCCACGAATACCGCAGTGAGAAGAAGGCGCAAAACGGTGAGCTGATTCGGAACGGTCACGAACATGCAAAATGGCAAACGGCGGCGCGTTGGGCAAGGTCACCGCGAAAAGACGGATTTTTTTGAACGTCCGTTTGAGGGCGCGGTCTAATGCTTCACAACTTGGAGATCCGGCCCGCAGGGGAGCCTCGAAAAAAAATTTAAGATTTTTTCAAAAAGGCGGTTGACTCTGCGCCATTTTCTGGCAATCTCTCCATCCCCTTTGATGGGGACCGAATCAATCGGTTCGCGTTCTTTCCATCGGCCACGGGGAGCAGCAAGGCCAAAACCTTCCCGCTCGTCGCGTGCCCGGAAAAAGCGCACGAAGATTTTTGAAATCCTGACTCTGAAAGTAAAATCAGAGGGTAACCACAAAAATTGAATTGTGGGTTATCGTCAGCAGTTTTTTATGCGACAAACCGGCCGCAAGGCCGGAAGCCTGCGCGGTTCAGCATCGCGCGGGTGATTTTGTCAGAATTTGGCCGTTCGTCCTTTAGCAGGGCGGGCGTGCCTCAAACTTTCAACGGAGAGTTTGATTCTGGCTCAGAACGAACGCTGGCGGCGTGGATAAGACATGCAAGTCGAACGGGACTTTTTTCTGTAGCAATACAGGAAAAAGTCTAGTGGCGAACGGGTGCGTAACACGTGAGCAACCTGCCGTGAAGTGGGGGATAGCTCGCCGAAAGGCGAATTAATACCGCATGTGGCCAAGGAAGACATCTTCCTGACGCCAAAGCCGGGGCAACCTGGCGCTTCTCGAGGGGCTCGCGGCCTATCAGCTTGTTGGTGAGGTAACGGCTCACCAAGGCTATGACGGGTAGCTGGTCTGAGAGGACGACCAGCCACACTGGAACTGAGACACGGTCCAGACACCTACGGGTGGCAGCAGTCGAGAATTTTTCACAATGGGGGAAACCCTGATGGAGCGACGCCGCGTGGAGGATGAAGGTTTTCGGATTGTAAACTCCTGTCATTAGAGAACAAGGCACACGGTTTAACTGGCCGTGTGTTGATAGTATCTGAAGAGGAAGAGACGGCTAACTCTGTGCCAGCAGCCGCGGTAATACAGAGGTCTCAAGCGTTGTTCGGATTCATTGGGCGTAAAGGGTGCGTAGGTGGCGATGTAAGTCGGGTGTGAAATCTCCAAGCTTAACTTGGAAACTGCACTCGATACTGCGTTGCTCGAGGACTGTAGAGGGCATTGGAATTCACGGTGTAGCAGTGAAATGCGTAGATATCGTGAGGAAGACCAGTGGCGAAGGCGAATGCCTGGGCAGTTCCTGACACTGAGGCACGAAGGCCAGGGGAGCAAACGGGATTAGATACCCCGGTAGTCCTGGCAGTAAACGGTGCACGTTTGGTGTGGGAGGATTCGACCCCTTCCGTGCCGGAGCAAACGCGTTAAACGTGCC encodes:
- a CDS encoding type II secretion system F family protein, whose translation is MPHFVYQALQAGGGKVSGELEATSRQDAFAKLKQRNLQAFSLAAKGAEASSAKETTAASGENVLTRAQVLLFTEELCELLEAGLKLDRALQVIEQRQDKSPLRHVAASARQSLREGATFSAALKKASPSFSELYCNMVKAGEVSGTVSKILKRQVEFLTMMGDLQRRVTSALIYPSVIFTAGIALLVIFMTFLLPQLTSLLMKTGKTLPLATRMLVAFSGFIGAWWWVILITLVAGALAFRHFTSKGEGRAWWDRAKLQLPVFGPLLRMRFYAQFTQTLSTLLNNDVSLMQSMQLIRNATPNVYLQDLLERIAANVQDGSQLSRAIQRTAFFPPTLVDIIQVGETTGDLGAALERSAKSYDKQLSIVIERVTALIQPAVILMVALFVGLVAYSMITGILQTVQGLPKH
- a CDS encoding L,D-transpeptidase, which encodes MPLHTSRRPHRISAGRTCLFIAMALACSGCTAMRDFQERWQISAERKLSTGKLARYKAQHAAFRSQPGWRKLTYRQPDLMANAKSDNTSVEISLREQRGLLLVDGAIAMDFPVATGKSSHPTPKGSYKIVEKKEDHCSNLYGRIVSASGDTVVSDADTRDDAIPEGGSFVGARMPYWMRISPAGIGMHVGHVPGSRPASHGCIRLKKDTAVELFGILGLGTPVAVASFAPVLGGPVGHESVVIGEVAEKPERPHRKPKPVATPAPATEAAPAEVAATPPSTPTVPSQSTPAPSPAN
- a CDS encoding NAD(P)H-hydrate dehydratase; amino-acid sequence: MLLTRAQMQHVEQETFARGITADVLMEGVGAKLARFVMQFFPRPGLLVCYAGKGHNAGDAFVAARHLSAAGWRVLVRTPFSRDEFAPLTRDKFDLLRAAVLTSPFRPSTPQDGPLVQLDALVGLGARGELQHPLASLAVEMNTLRREADAKTVAVDFPSGLDPETGVPGEPCVEADFTATAGFAKTGLVADAAINHTGRLGVLDSPDFIKPDHGNHAELLTAPLLRKAWPPRLYDTNKGMCGRVMLMAGSRGTLGAAHLCCAGAVKGGAGLVSLAALPDDYELLATTMLPEVMVRPFTHLTDALALPVDAMAIGPGLGTAHAARTLRVVREAACPSVIDADALTIIAHAGLKHLDSVKGPRLLTPHPGEMQRLLAGKQIGDRAKTAEEFAARHPVTLLLKGSRTVIAEKGRALRYNTTGNPGMATGGMGDVLTGICAALLGQGADTYWAASIGAWVSGRAAEIAVTRGGASVESLTPTDVLSHLGRAFESLRAGDF
- the pgsA gene encoding CDP-diacylglycerol--glycerol-3-phosphate 3-phosphatidyltransferase, with protein sequence MFVTVPNQLTVLRLLLTAVFVAARESGMAWASTIAAAAFALAVLSDYLDGVLARRWRCETDFGRLMDPLADKVLIAAALVCLTWSQDIPAWAAIILISRDFLITGLRQLALSNGTVLAADPAGKTKTASQMVMIGFFLLRDAVGEFTGHTPDLPWPAWVALTGKFLVAASVLLSIYSGWRYARAHWSVVIRSGGR